The proteins below come from a single Halobacillus salinarum genomic window:
- a CDS encoding polysaccharide deacetylase family protein, whose product MKKWIGLIVLLLILGACSNAGGKGKETKTNEEPDTEVASNTNKDHEAEKADESKEANKDSEDQQAENKDSEKKTPEPEYQINENWFFKPIDDANPKVALLTFDDAPDEHAVQMAETLKKFNAPAIFFVNGHFINTPEGKEKLKKIHEMGFMIGNHTETHSSLPSLTKEEQKKEIVALNDKIEKIIGERPKFFRAPFGENTDYSKKLAAEENMLIMNWTYGYDWNKEYMDADKIADIMVNTPLLANGSNLLMHDRDWTAKALPRIIKGLRNKGYELLDPHLIKTP is encoded by the coding sequence ATGAAGAAATGGATCGGCCTCATTGTTCTCTTGCTTATTTTAGGCGCATGCAGCAATGCAGGCGGCAAAGGAAAGGAAACCAAGACGAATGAGGAACCGGATACAGAGGTAGCTTCGAATACGAATAAGGATCACGAGGCAGAGAAGGCAGATGAAAGTAAGGAAGCAAATAAAGATTCGGAGGATCAGCAGGCTGAAAATAAAGATTCCGAAAAGAAAACTCCTGAGCCTGAGTATCAAATAAATGAAAACTGGTTTTTTAAACCGATCGATGACGCCAACCCAAAAGTTGCATTACTGACATTTGATGATGCACCAGATGAACATGCTGTTCAAATGGCAGAAACTTTAAAGAAATTTAATGCTCCAGCCATATTTTTCGTAAACGGTCACTTTATTAATACTCCGGAAGGAAAAGAAAAACTGAAAAAAATTCATGAGATGGGGTTCATGATTGGCAACCATACGGAAACCCATTCATCTCTACCGAGTTTGACTAAAGAAGAACAAAAAAAAGAAATCGTAGCGTTAAATGATAAAATTGAAAAAATCATAGGGGAGCGCCCAAAATTCTTCCGCGCTCCTTTTGGGGAGAACACCGACTATTCTAAAAAGCTTGCTGCAGAAGAGAACATGCTGATTATGAATTGGACATACGGATATGATTGGAATAAGGAGTATATGGATGCAGATAAGATCGCAGATATTATGGTGAATACTCCTCTGCTTGCCAACGGATCCAATCTTTTGATGCATGACAGGGATTGGACTGCAAAAGCGCTTCCAAGAATTATTAAAGGGTTGAGAAATAAAGGGTATGAGTTACTTGATCCTCATTTAATTAAAACACCATAA
- a CDS encoding inositol monophosphatase family protein, whose amino-acid sequence MDKQLRQELFEQAQEWMLEAGERIREKIDDPRSIETKSNPNDLVTEMDRNTEQFFAEKIKETYPDHLLFGEEGLGDEIEDLAGTVWIVDPIDGTMNFVHQKRNFAISVGIYVEGEGEIGFIYDVMDDILYSAKKGEGAKKNGKDLPQLNAERPLHESILAFNTTWLLPENPHVDHQGMQKLIKHLRSTRSYGSAALELAYVAEGIIDGYLTMSLMPWDIAAGIILIKEAGGTVARADGKDLDMLTKTTLLASRANIHEEIISEYVTLKK is encoded by the coding sequence ATGGATAAACAATTGAGACAGGAACTATTTGAGCAAGCGCAAGAGTGGATGCTGGAAGCTGGTGAGAGGATTAGAGAGAAAATCGACGATCCTCGATCAATTGAGACAAAATCAAATCCTAATGATTTAGTTACAGAAATGGATCGTAATACGGAACAGTTCTTTGCTGAGAAAATTAAAGAAACTTATCCCGACCATTTATTATTTGGAGAAGAAGGATTAGGAGACGAAATTGAGGATTTAGCAGGAACGGTATGGATTGTTGACCCTATTGATGGAACCATGAATTTCGTTCACCAGAAGCGTAATTTTGCTATATCTGTCGGCATTTATGTAGAGGGAGAGGGTGAAATTGGTTTTATTTATGATGTCATGGACGACATCCTTTACTCTGCCAAAAAAGGAGAGGGAGCTAAAAAGAATGGGAAGGATTTACCGCAATTAAATGCGGAACGTCCGCTGCATGAATCCATTCTTGCATTTAACACGACTTGGCTTCTTCCGGAAAACCCACATGTGGATCATCAAGGGATGCAAAAGCTGATTAAACATCTCCGCAGTACAAGATCTTATGGTTCTGCTGCCTTGGAACTTGCCTATGTAGCAGAAGGGATTATTGACGGATACCTTACGATGAGTTTAATGCCTTGGGACATTGCTGCAGGAATCATCCTCATTAAAGAAGCTGGGGGGACGGTAGCGAGGGCTGATGGAAAGGACCTGGACATGTTAACAAAGACGACTTTGTTAGCTTCTCGAGCCAATATTCATGAAGAAATCATTTCTGAATATGTCACCCTTAAAAAATAA
- a CDS encoding FUSC family protein, whose translation MIHSLRRFKLLGGRTLKTGISVFLTALICGFFNLPIIFAVITAIVTVEHTAADSLKKALVRFPASAIGALLATSFYGILGKGALTFALAAMVTIAVCHKLKLDAGILVATITATAMIPEFHEHYIVSFFTRLGTTSIGIVVSTLVNFFLLPPNYSPMIYKNINDLYNHAGVLLQRIISDTIAESKEKNRGIQRSYRQLTAHLERTYQLSQFQREEWKYHRHTKEEMRAFQFAQKKLGALQQIVYHLGNLQYVRVDHTDFNEQEKELLKLLTDYYVQVLQDPTHAICEGQFQRVEKLDELFWKWKEEHVEKQSKFRHQLPPQTILMYELLCFHDVLEELHSMSKSQHRMVEECYKPSAER comes from the coding sequence ATGATTCATTCGCTGAGACGATTTAAATTATTAGGAGGACGAACCTTAAAAACCGGTATCTCCGTTTTTTTAACAGCTCTCATCTGTGGCTTTTTTAATCTTCCAATTATTTTCGCGGTCATCACAGCGATCGTTACAGTTGAACATACAGCTGCTGACTCTCTTAAAAAAGCGCTGGTACGGTTTCCTGCTTCGGCAATTGGGGCTTTACTTGCCACCTCCTTTTATGGCATTTTAGGTAAAGGCGCTCTAACCTTTGCCTTAGCAGCTATGGTAACGATTGCCGTGTGCCATAAACTCAAACTGGATGCAGGAATTCTTGTTGCGACCATTACAGCTACAGCAATGATTCCTGAGTTTCATGAACATTACATTGTTTCGTTCTTCACAAGATTGGGTACTACGTCTATTGGAATAGTCGTTTCAACTCTTGTGAATTTTTTCCTTCTTCCACCCAATTATTCTCCGATGATTTACAAAAACATTAATGACCTGTACAATCATGCTGGTGTTCTTCTCCAGCGAATAATTTCAGACACGATTGCAGAATCTAAAGAGAAAAACAGGGGAATACAGAGATCATATCGTCAATTGACTGCTCATCTGGAACGAACCTATCAGCTTTCACAGTTTCAACGAGAAGAATGGAAATACCACCGCCATACAAAGGAAGAGATGCGGGCGTTTCAGTTTGCCCAGAAGAAGCTGGGAGCTTTACAGCAGATTGTTTACCATTTGGGAAACTTGCAGTACGTTCGCGTTGATCACACCGATTTCAATGAGCAAGAGAAGGAATTATTGAAACTTTTAACGGATTATTACGTCCAAGTGCTTCAAGACCCAACCCACGCAATTTGCGAAGGACAATTCCAAAGAGTTGAAAAATTAGACGAGCTATTCTGGAAATGGAAGGAAGAACACGTGGAGAAACAATCCAAATTCCGTCATCAACTGCCGCCTCAGACCATTCTCATGTACGAGCTGCTTTGTTTTCATGATGTGCTAGAGGAGCTGCACAGCATGTCTAAAAGCCAGCATAGAATGGTAGAAGAATGCTACAAACCTTCTGCTGAGCGGTAA
- a CDS encoding DUF5325 family protein, giving the protein MNKFQWDMAILALFAILSFTSVGFAIGQHIFWLAGSLFLLGFVFMGVGFKRKRRRQQT; this is encoded by the coding sequence ATGAATAAATTTCAATGGGACATGGCAATCTTAGCTCTGTTCGCTATCTTATCCTTCACTTCCGTTGGATTTGCAATCGGTCAGCACATATTCTGGCTTGCCGGTTCCCTGTTCCTCCTCGGATTTGTTTTCATGGGAGTAGGGTTTAAAAGAAAGCGCAGACGTCAGCAAACGTGA
- a CDS encoding UPF0223 family protein, with product MNYRYPIDETFWSKEEIVDVVNFYTLVEQAYEKSVKREELLLAYTRFKQIVPSKSEEKKLCNQFEKESGYSCYHTVKKARSSAQEEKIKMN from the coding sequence GTGAATTACCGTTATCCTATTGATGAAACCTTTTGGTCTAAAGAAGAAATTGTAGATGTAGTAAATTTTTATACGCTCGTAGAACAGGCTTATGAAAAATCGGTTAAGCGGGAAGAACTTCTTCTTGCTTATACGCGTTTTAAACAGATTGTGCCCTCTAAGAGTGAAGAAAAGAAGCTGTGTAACCAATTTGAAAAAGAATCAGGGTATTCTTGTTACCACACTGTAAAGAAAGCAAGAAGCTCTGCTCAAGAAGAAAAAATTAAGATGAATTAA
- a CDS encoding NAD(P)H-dependent flavin oxidoreductase has protein sequence MKWNTRVTELLNITYPIIQGGLAHLAYSELASAVSNAGGLGQITAMSMETPDQLKEEIKKVKNSTDRPFGVNFAIGQHGRPFEKMVETAIQEQVPVVSVTGGNPKPVLEMLKETDIKCLVLVAAKRQAKKAEELGADAVMVVGHEGGGHIGRDDIGTFVLTPQVAEAVSIPVIASGGIGDGKGLMAALALGAEGVEMGTRFIATEECIHAHGAYKQALIQADENSTSVIKRSLRAPARALKNTWTDKILELEKDEPGYDRLKNYISGKANQKYIYEGITEEGFAWAGQIAGRIHDIPSVEELLTRMIKEAEQIRHSWS, from the coding sequence ATGAAATGGAATACACGTGTTACTGAATTATTAAACATTACATATCCTATTATTCAGGGAGGACTTGCCCATTTGGCTTATTCAGAACTTGCTTCTGCGGTGTCCAATGCCGGCGGATTGGGACAAATTACCGCCATGAGTATGGAAACCCCTGATCAGCTCAAAGAAGAGATAAAAAAAGTTAAAAATTCTACAGATCGTCCATTCGGAGTGAACTTTGCTATTGGTCAGCATGGAAGGCCGTTTGAGAAGATGGTTGAAACAGCCATTCAGGAACAAGTGCCTGTCGTATCTGTGACCGGGGGCAATCCTAAACCTGTGTTAGAGATGCTTAAAGAAACAGATATTAAATGTTTAGTGCTGGTGGCAGCCAAACGGCAGGCAAAAAAAGCGGAAGAATTAGGTGCTGATGCAGTGATGGTTGTCGGACATGAAGGAGGCGGCCACATAGGGAGAGATGATATAGGAACGTTTGTCCTCACTCCGCAAGTAGCAGAAGCTGTGTCCATTCCAGTGATTGCATCTGGAGGGATTGGTGATGGAAAAGGCTTGATGGCTGCATTGGCGTTAGGAGCGGAAGGGGTAGAAATGGGAACGAGGTTTATTGCTACAGAAGAATGCATTCACGCCCATGGTGCCTACAAGCAGGCTCTAATCCAGGCGGACGAAAATTCGACCTCTGTGATCAAGCGTTCGTTACGTGCTCCAGCCAGGGCACTGAAGAATACTTGGACAGACAAGATTTTAGAACTTGAAAAAGATGAACCGGGCTACGACCGGTTAAAAAACTATATCAGTGGAAAAGCCAACCAGAAATATATATATGAAGGAATTACAGAGGAAGGGTTTGCATGGGCCGGGCAGATAGCAGGCCGTATTCATGATATCCCTTCTGTAGAAGAGTTGTTAACACGTATGATCAAGGAAGCAGAACAAATCAGACATTCCTGGAGTTAG
- a CDS encoding aminotransferase class I/II-fold pyridoxal phosphate-dependent enzyme, with protein sequence MNQNETPLFTGLKKHVEKQPVQFHIPGHKAGKGMDEEFRHFIGKNALSIDLINIEPLDDLHHPHGMIHQAQKLAAEAYGADYTFFSVQGTSGAIMTMIMSVCHPGDKIIVPRNVHKSITTAIIFSGATPVFIHPELDKKLGISHGITPKAVKKACEAHPDAKAVLVINPTYFGISADLKKIVTIAHSYSIPVLVDEAHGVHIHFHDRLPLSAMQAGADLAATSVHKLGGSLTQSSVLNLREGLVSHERVQAVLSMLTTTSTSYILLASLDTARRNLAINGRHLLEETLALADYARKKINQIPHLHCPGTDLLETEATYGFDPTKLIVSVRELGLTGYDVEVWLRENYSIEVELSDLYNILCLCTPGDRTKDIDLLIHALQQLAETKRTNYTLQPLKVTVPEIPLLSMSPREAFYSSTEVIDLRKAAGRISAEFVMVYPPGIPIFIPGEIITEDNITYIHENIEAGLPVQGPEDDTLETIQVIKEYRAFQ encoded by the coding sequence ATGAACCAAAATGAAACTCCTTTATTCACGGGATTAAAAAAACACGTTGAAAAACAGCCTGTCCAATTCCACATTCCCGGCCATAAAGCCGGAAAAGGAATGGATGAAGAATTCAGGCATTTTATTGGCAAAAATGCGCTTTCCATAGATTTAATAAATATCGAGCCTTTGGATGACCTTCATCATCCTCATGGCATGATTCACCAAGCCCAAAAGCTTGCAGCAGAAGCTTACGGTGCTGATTATACATTCTTTTCCGTTCAAGGAACATCAGGAGCCATCATGACGATGATCATGAGCGTATGCCATCCAGGAGATAAAATTATCGTCCCGAGAAATGTCCACAAATCTATTACAACTGCCATTATTTTTTCAGGGGCCACCCCGGTGTTTATCCATCCAGAACTGGACAAAAAGCTGGGTATTTCTCATGGAATAACGCCTAAAGCTGTAAAAAAAGCTTGTGAAGCTCATCCAGATGCAAAAGCTGTGCTCGTTATTAACCCTACTTACTTTGGCATAAGTGCGGATTTGAAAAAAATTGTTACTATTGCTCATTCCTATTCGATTCCTGTCCTTGTAGACGAAGCGCACGGTGTTCACATTCATTTTCATGATCGGCTCCCTCTCTCAGCCATGCAAGCTGGAGCTGATCTAGCTGCCACAAGTGTGCATAAGCTGGGCGGGTCTTTAACTCAAAGCTCTGTACTTAATTTAAGAGAGGGACTTGTCTCACATGAACGTGTTCAAGCAGTGCTTTCCATGCTTACAACGACCTCTACTTCCTATATTCTATTGGCTTCTCTAGATACTGCAAGAAGAAACCTTGCTATTAACGGCAGACATTTATTAGAGGAAACCCTTGCTTTAGCAGATTATGCTCGGAAAAAAATTAACCAAATCCCCCACTTGCATTGTCCAGGCACCGATCTTCTAGAAACGGAAGCCACTTATGGATTTGATCCGACTAAATTAATTGTTTCCGTAAGAGAACTGGGACTTACCGGGTATGATGTGGAGGTTTGGCTGCGGGAGAACTATTCAATCGAAGTGGAACTTTCCGATTTGTATAACATATTGTGTCTCTGTACACCAGGGGATCGCACAAAAGACATTGATCTCTTAATTCATGCTCTTCAGCAGCTGGCTGAAACAAAACGAACGAACTACACCCTTCAGCCCCTGAAAGTTACAGTCCCGGAGATTCCGTTATTATCAATGTCGCCCCGGGAAGCTTTTTATTCTTCCACAGAAGTGATCGATTTGAGAAAAGCTGCCGGAAGAATTAGTGCTGAATTTGTCATGGTTTATCCGCCGGGAATACCGATTTTTATTCCTGGAGAAATCATTACCGAAGATAATATTACGTACATTCATGAAAATATAGAAGCTGGACTGCCCGTACAAGGGCCTGAAGATGACACCTTGGAGACCATTCAAGTTATTAAAGAATACCGTGCTTTTCAATGA
- a CDS encoding YlaI family protein, which produces MRVKCVICDNIENIDSYCLQAKRLRNRRIHTYMCPDCHERIAEKTKQRLATGKFTFNRERKAEKHLL; this is translated from the coding sequence ATGCGTGTGAAATGTGTCATTTGTGACAACATTGAAAATATAGACAGCTATTGTTTACAGGCGAAGAGATTAAGAAATCGTAGAATCCACACTTATATGTGCCCTGACTGCCATGAACGAATAGCAGAAAAAACAAAGCAGCGCCTTGCTACTGGAAAATTTACGTTTAATCGTGAGCGGAAAGCTGAAAAACATTTATTATAA
- a CDS encoding glycine betaine uptake BCCT transporter, translating to MQQVTRVFYISVVVAFLFIIWGIIPKDVLPTWNLSNVTTNIQGFLTDKFGWFYLLSATGFLVFAIYLIFSKYGKLKLGKPDDEPDYPYITWFAMLFSAGMGIGLVFWGAAEPLSHFHEPPIASQEPMSEAAAQSAMKYSFFHWGFHPWAIYAILALALAYFKFRKNAPGVISAALTPILGEKRVKGPIGTLVDFIAVFATIFGVATSLGLGALQISSGLAFTIPGLEDNFTLELIIIAVVTVLFMVSAMTGLDKGIKYLSNTNIVLAILLMMFMLFAGPTNFIMDYLTTTFGSYIRDLPYMSFRLTPFEDSTWVQSWTIFYWAWWISWAPFVGTFIARVSKGRTIREFILGVLLVPTIFGAIWFSVFGGATISLEFFDGVDIYSDVNDMGTEVALFSMFDHVPLGGIMSVIGLLLISTFFVTSADSATFVLGMQTTGGSLNPRNQVKFVWGIIQAGAASVLLWQGGLTALQTAAIIAAFPFTFIMILICFSLMKAFKEEAKVVDLKSKSK from the coding sequence ATGCAGCAAGTTACACGTGTGTTTTACATTTCAGTTGTTGTAGCATTTCTATTTATTATTTGGGGAATTATTCCAAAAGATGTGCTGCCTACTTGGAATTTATCAAATGTCACCACGAATATACAAGGATTTTTAACAGATAAGTTTGGCTGGTTCTATCTCCTATCAGCTACCGGCTTTTTAGTGTTTGCCATTTACTTAATATTTTCTAAATACGGAAAGCTTAAATTAGGTAAACCGGATGATGAACCAGACTACCCGTATATTACTTGGTTTGCGATGCTATTTAGTGCCGGTATGGGTATCGGTTTGGTTTTCTGGGGAGCTGCAGAACCACTTTCACACTTCCACGAGCCGCCTATTGCCTCTCAGGAGCCAATGAGTGAAGCTGCTGCCCAGTCGGCTATGAAATACAGCTTTTTCCACTGGGGATTCCATCCTTGGGCAATCTACGCTATTCTCGCACTTGCGCTTGCTTATTTTAAGTTTAGAAAAAATGCCCCGGGAGTGATTAGTGCAGCTCTGACGCCTATTTTAGGTGAGAAGCGGGTGAAAGGACCTATAGGTACACTCGTAGACTTTATCGCAGTCTTTGCTACCATTTTTGGAGTTGCTACATCACTTGGTTTGGGAGCATTGCAAATATCCAGTGGACTCGCATTTACCATCCCTGGATTGGAAGATAATTTCACCCTAGAGTTGATTATCATTGCCGTAGTTACTGTTTTGTTTATGGTTTCGGCAATGACCGGACTTGATAAAGGAATTAAATATCTAAGTAACACAAATATTGTACTGGCTATACTGCTCATGATGTTTATGTTATTTGCAGGTCCTACGAACTTCATTATGGATTATTTAACCACTACTTTTGGTTCGTATATCCGTGACCTGCCTTATATGAGTTTTAGACTGACTCCATTTGAGGACAGCACCTGGGTACAAAGCTGGACCATTTTCTACTGGGCATGGTGGATTTCTTGGGCTCCATTTGTTGGAACGTTTATTGCCCGTGTATCCAAAGGTAGAACTATTCGTGAATTTATATTAGGAGTACTGCTCGTACCGACTATTTTTGGTGCCATCTGGTTCTCAGTATTCGGCGGAGCTACTATCTCCCTGGAATTCTTTGATGGTGTTGACATCTATTCTGATGTGAATGATATGGGTACAGAAGTTGCTTTATTCTCCATGTTTGATCACGTACCTTTAGGCGGAATTATGTCCGTCATAGGCCTATTACTGATCAGTACTTTCTTTGTTACTTCTGCAGACTCTGCGACCTTTGTGCTTGGAATGCAGACGACAGGAGGCAGCCTTAACCCAAGAAACCAGGTTAAGTTTGTTTGGGGGATTATTCAGGCTGGTGCCGCATCTGTGCTTTTAT
- a CDS encoding GapA-binding peptide SR1P, with amino-acid sequence MGTIVCQDCQRVIEHYEDEKVSTLYSTCPSCNSDKE; translated from the coding sequence ATGGGTACAATCGTTTGTCAAGACTGCCAAAGAGTCATCGAGCATTATGAGGATGAAAAAGTTTCTACTCTCTACAGCACCTGTCCTTCCTGTAACTCTGATAAAGAATAG
- a CDS encoding YlaH-like family protein, with the protein MNDLPTIQVPTDLWPVADFFFRGLGNEVDLNNDHQVALLIRSFLLLYLTTVVLTAITFKLGFARKLPLLQTIVVYAVLVIGTFIITLVLGLNLPLPESLFIAACILGLYRIRLHKERQGRQESKET; encoded by the coding sequence ATGAACGATTTACCCACCATCCAGGTGCCTACTGATTTATGGCCGGTAGCAGACTTCTTCTTTAGAGGCCTTGGGAATGAAGTGGATTTAAACAACGATCATCAAGTTGCATTGTTAATTCGATCCTTTCTTTTACTATACTTAACGACCGTCGTGCTGACAGCGATCACCTTTAAATTAGGATTCGCTCGAAAGCTTCCGCTGCTTCAAACTATTGTAGTTTATGCTGTCCTTGTGATAGGTACATTTATCATTACTCTAGTATTAGGATTAAATCTCCCTCTCCCTGAAAGTCTGTTTATAGCTGCTTGTATTCTTGGGCTCTATAGAATACGACTGCATAAAGAACGTCAGGGAAGACAAGAAAGCAAGGAAACTTAA